The following coding sequences are from one Mesorhizobium onobrychidis window:
- a CDS encoding substrate-binding domain-containing protein, with protein sequence MSRLVSLTFGAIALSLGATDACAQSGNVGAAVGGYSFEDAAKEHPDTKNFHSADGHLTFAVVTQSAGNGFFDPLYVGATVAGNIIGAEVLLLGSEAPNQDVAREIEILNQIVQDPTIDGIIMTTPQVGAYDDIVRAAAANGIPVATTNSFDGTILNRSSISHTGQDASAAAIAGEALAKCLMERGIESGSIVLPSSTAQGNIEVNDRVTSAFNAIVKTLNDAGKLGAFKVDAGPQNTGIDTNPNDPVAGVVTLFESRGDIVGAFGGDALFTPAIAKASAQLGMTGKICAYGFDLGPAQLDALRSGDLTGVIGQQPFLQGFWPVMQLYLQIDRGISAANLDTRAQLVTRETVGNIGKRYEN encoded by the coding sequence TCACGTTCGGAGCCATAGCGCTTTCGCTCGGCGCCACGGACGCTTGTGCCCAATCCGGCAATGTGGGTGCGGCGGTCGGTGGCTATTCGTTTGAGGACGCAGCCAAGGAGCACCCGGACACGAAGAATTTCCACTCCGCGGACGGTCATCTGACATTTGCCGTCGTGACGCAAAGCGCCGGTAATGGTTTCTTCGATCCACTCTACGTGGGTGCCACCGTCGCAGGTAACATTATTGGCGCGGAGGTATTGCTGCTTGGATCCGAGGCGCCGAACCAGGACGTTGCCCGCGAGATCGAAATTCTGAATCAGATAGTTCAGGATCCGACAATCGACGGCATTATCATGACCACGCCGCAGGTCGGCGCTTACGACGACATAGTCAGGGCGGCCGCGGCCAATGGAATTCCGGTCGCCACCACGAACTCCTTCGACGGTACGATCCTCAATCGCAGCAGTATCAGCCACACAGGCCAGGACGCTTCCGCCGCGGCAATTGCCGGGGAGGCGCTCGCGAAATGCCTGATGGAGCGAGGGATCGAGAGCGGCTCTATCGTGCTCCCCTCGTCCACCGCGCAGGGCAACATCGAGGTCAACGACCGCGTTACGTCTGCCTTCAACGCCATCGTAAAGACGTTGAACGACGCCGGTAAGCTCGGGGCCTTCAAGGTCGATGCCGGTCCGCAGAATACCGGCATCGACACCAACCCGAACGATCCGGTGGCCGGGGTGGTGACCCTGTTCGAGTCGCGCGGTGACATTGTGGGTGCATTTGGCGGAGATGCCCTATTTACGCCGGCGATCGCCAAGGCTTCGGCTCAACTCGGCATGACCGGCAAAATCTGCGCGTATGGGTTCGACCTCGGCCCGGCCCAACTGGATGCTTTGAGGAGTGGTGACCTGACTGGTGTCATCGGGCAGCAGCCCTTCCTGCAGGGCTTCTGGCCGGTCATGCAGCTTTACCTGCAGATCGATCGTGGCATATCGGCCGCGAATCTCGATACGCGCGCCCAACTCGTCACGCGGGAAACCGTCGGCAACATCGGGAAGCGGTACGAGAACTGA
- a CDS encoding GMC family oxidoreductase, translating into MQTYDFIIVGSGSAGSVAAERLSATGRFSVLVLEAGGTDRRFYVQMPLGYGKTFFDPAVNWNYKTEPDPGLAGNVDHWPRGKLLGGSSSINAMVWIRGARESFDAWAAAGNPGWAFDDLLPAFKAIEDNQAGADQWRGVGGPLHITDCSTAVHPLTKRYLAAANQAGLPFKPDFNGASQEGVGIYQITTKNGRRMSAARAFLRPAMKRKNVRVEMNALATRILFEGKRAVGIEYLQNGETKTARAGREIILSGGSINSPQLLQLSGIGPSALLGALGIPVVHANENVGANLQDHVGINYTFKGRLPTLNQILRPWWGKLMVGMQYVLLRSGPLSLSMNNAGGFFRTDPALSRPNMQLYFQAFSTVIPKSGERPILTPDPWPGFSIGLSNCRPSSRGEIMIRSANPRDYPKIVANAFSTEADVAEMLAAVKFIRKIAAMPAMAEIIEEEVLPGPSITSDADLIQDFRKRSGTVYHPVSTCRMGPDAARAVVDPRLTVHGLAGLRVIDASIFPDNITGNTNAASIMTGWKGAELVLEDQK; encoded by the coding sequence ATGCAGACCTATGATTTCATCATCGTCGGCTCCGGCTCGGCCGGCTCGGTTGCGGCCGAAAGACTTTCGGCCACGGGCCGCTTTTCGGTTCTGGTGCTCGAAGCCGGCGGCACCGACCGCCGTTTCTACGTGCAGATGCCGCTCGGCTACGGCAAGACCTTCTTCGATCCGGCGGTCAACTGGAACTACAAGACCGAGCCGGACCCGGGCCTCGCCGGCAATGTCGACCATTGGCCGCGCGGCAAGCTGCTTGGCGGCTCGAGCTCGATCAACGCCATGGTCTGGATTAGGGGCGCGCGCGAGAGTTTCGACGCTTGGGCAGCGGCCGGCAATCCCGGTTGGGCCTTCGACGACCTGCTGCCCGCCTTCAAGGCGATCGAAGACAATCAGGCCGGCGCCGATCAATGGCGTGGCGTTGGCGGCCCGCTGCACATCACCGACTGCTCGACCGCAGTCCACCCGCTGACCAAGCGTTATCTCGCAGCCGCCAACCAGGCCGGCCTGCCCTTCAAACCGGATTTCAACGGTGCCTCCCAGGAAGGCGTCGGCATCTACCAGATCACCACCAAAAACGGCCGCCGCATGTCGGCCGCTCGCGCCTTCCTGCGCCCGGCGATGAAGCGCAAAAACGTCCGTGTCGAGATGAATGCGCTGGCGACCAGGATCCTGTTTGAGGGCAAGCGCGCCGTTGGTATCGAGTATCTCCAAAATGGTGAGACGAAGACTGCCCGCGCCGGCCGCGAGATCATTCTGTCGGGCGGCTCGATCAACTCGCCTCAATTGCTGCAGCTTTCCGGCATCGGTCCCTCGGCGCTCCTTGGCGCGCTCGGCATTCCCGTCGTCCACGCCAATGAGAATGTCGGGGCGAACCTGCAGGACCATGTCGGCATCAACTACACCTTCAAGGGTCGGCTGCCGACGCTCAACCAGATTCTGCGCCCGTGGTGGGGCAAGCTCATGGTCGGCATGCAATATGTCCTCTTGCGCTCCGGCCCGTTGTCGCTGTCGATGAACAATGCCGGCGGCTTTTTCCGCACCGACCCGGCTCTTTCACGGCCCAACATGCAGCTTTATTTCCAGGCGTTCTCGACCGTCATTCCGAAGAGCGGAGAACGCCCGATCCTGACTCCAGATCCGTGGCCGGGCTTTTCCATCGGCCTGTCCAACTGCCGTCCGTCGAGCCGTGGTGAGATCATGATCCGCTCCGCCAATCCGCGCGATTATCCGAAGATCGTCGCCAATGCCTTTTCGACCGAGGCGGACGTCGCCGAAATGCTGGCGGCGGTGAAGTTCATCCGGAAGATCGCCGCCATGCCGGCGATGGCCGAGATCATCGAGGAAGAGGTCTTGCCGGGCCCGTCAATCACCTCGGACGCGGATCTCATTCAGGATTTCAGGAAACGTTCGGGCACCGTCTACCACCCGGTCTCGACATGCCGCATGGGACCGGACGCTGCGCGCGCCGTTGTCGACCCGCGCCTGACAGTTCACGGCCTCGCCGGCTTGCGCGTCATCGACGCGTCGATCTTTCCCGACAACATCACCGGCAACACCAACGCCGCCTCGATCATGACCGGATGGAAGGGCGCAGAACTGGTTCTGGAGGATCAAAAATGA